The segment AGTCGTTGCAGGCACTCGGTATCGCGGCGCTCGGTATGACGCTGCTTCGCTCCGATCAACTCTTCGCGGGCGAAGTGGAAATGTCGCAGTGGCTAACGCGGCTTTACGACAACGCGGATCGGCTGGGGCAAGACAGGATCAGCGGCCTGCAATGGCAAGAGGTGATGGATCAGATCTACGCCGACGTGCCGATGGATTCGCTCAAGCGACGACTGCAATTCGATTCGCTCTGTACGCGAATCATGGACGAGATCGGCTCGGATCGGGGCGAACTGTTTCACACCATCAATCTGCCGATCAGCGGCGCGCCGACCGATTTGGAAGTAAGGCAAGAGGCGCACCAGACCCTGATCACGAAGGTGGCGCACATCAAAAAGGGACGGAGCATTCCGCCGCATGGCCACTCGAATATGGCCAGCGCCTTCCTTTGCATCTCTGGCGACTTTGAAGTACGCCAGTACGACAAGTTGGAAGATCAGCCCGAACACCTGGTCTTGCGTCAGACCGAATATCAAACGAGCGCTGGTCCGGGGACCTGGTCAAGCATCTCCGACTATCGCAACAACGTCCACTGGCTAACCGCGAAGACCGACGACTGCTTCCTGTTTACCTGCAAGATGATTGGGATTGAACAGGGACGGAAGTTGAACGGCCGGATCAACGTCGACGTGCTGCGAGCTGCTCAATTAGGAACCGGCGTCATGCGGGCTCCGAAAATCACGCATCAAGAAGCGGCCGAGCTCTACTAAGCGACCGATCTCCACAACCCGCCGGCGGCGTTTGTTATGCTACCAACAGACTCGATCTATCGAAGCTCGACTCGTGTTTTACAAACGCCCATGGAGTGGTTGTCGATTGTGCGTGGCTCGCAGCTCCCAAAAGAGGCTGCTAAAGCCCCCTATAAAACCTGCCGGCCTGCGACCAGTGACGCCGCTTCGCAGGTAATGCTTTCGTTATGGCGTGAGTGCCCCGTCGATTTGCTGATCGCAATCGAGATCGGCGTATCGCGAGCGCTGGCCGCACCGGCGATCACGCAGATCTTCGTCGAGCATCAAGGCTACTTCAATCGGGGGTCGGCGCGACAAACGAGCGCGATGCGAGCCGTGGCGCTGTTGATTCAGCATGGCCTTTCGCATCCGATCAGTCGCCAGGCGATGATCCAGGTCGACGAGATTCATCGTCTGCACAACGTCCCGCCGGAACATTTGCTCTACGCGCTCGCGTGCGTCGTATATGGGATGGAATCATGGTTTTCTCGCAACTCACCGCGACCTTTGAGTGATCGCGATCTTCAAGACGTCTGTCGCTTTTGGCATGACGTCGCCATTGGTTGCCGGATCGCTGATCCTCCGCGCGACTTCGACGGTTGGAATCGTTGGCGTTTGCAATTCGAAGCGGAGCAGCATGCTCCGAGTCGAACGAATCAAGTGATGGCGATCGTGATGGCGAGAATCTTCGCCAATCGCTTTCCTCGCGGTTGCCGATTTCTCGCGCGAAAGCTCTTCATCGCGATGTTGCCGTACGACTTGCATCATCATATCGGCTATGGGGTTCCTGCGACGCCGATGCGCTGGATGACGAGCGCCTGCTGCCAATTGCGGAAGCTGTTGGTGAAGATCGTTCCTGCCGCCCGGCGCCTTGGTACGTTTCTCTACAGCGACGCTTTGCAGCTTCCGGCTCCTTCTGACGAAGGCTGATTTGTCGGAGGTCCGGGGAAATGCTACAAACATGATTCCCCCTACGGGGCGATGGCGACACGTCTAGCTTGTCGCTTTCCCCCCGCGTCGTACGATATTGAACCGTTCCCTAGCAGCCATGGACTCGGCTGCAGAAATGGGCAGCATGCGAACCTCCGTCATTGTCGTCTTGGTGTTGACTCAGTTTCTGATCGGTGCGGCGATCTGCATCTTAGGAATCGTGAACATCGATACGAACATCGAGGACGTCATGCAATGGCTCCCCGATCATTCTCGCGAACGAACGTTGTACGAAGGACTGGTGGCGCAGTTTGGGGTCGACGATTTCTTGGTGGCTTCTTGGGACGGCTGTACGACGGACGATCCGCGTCTCAAGCAAGTCGAGGAGCGGCTGATTGAGGAAGACGCCGACGGACTAATCGCGAAAACGACGTCGGGCGCCGATTTGATCGAAAACGGTTCGGAGTATGAAAGCGCCGACGCCATCCGCAACCGGTTTCGCGGCATCTTTTTTGGCGACGACGATCAAACCTGCATCGCGATTATCTTGACCAAAGCCGGCATGACCAATCGTTTGAAAGCGGTGGAGTATGTCGATCGAGTCGTACGCGCCGGCGTTGGGCCAGATCAATCGGGCGTGTTGATCGTCGGATACCCCGCGATCTCGGCGGAAGGGGATCGGCTGATCCGCCAGAATCTGACGAACGCGCTGTTGCCCTGTTGTCTGTTGTCGACGATTGCGGCTTGGTTCTTTCTTCGCGACTTGCGGCTGGTCTTGGCGGTCTTCATCACCAGCGGAATTGCTGCAGGGACCAGCATCGCGTTTGTGACTCTCTCGGGACACAAGTGGGGCGGACTCACTTCGGCGATTCCGGCGTTGACGTTTATTCTGACGGTCTCGGGGACGCTGCACTTGGTGAACTACGCGCGCGGCGCCGATCATGATCAGATCGCGCAGACGGCGCTGCGTCTTGGTTGGAAGCCATGTCTCTTTTCCGCGATCACGACCGCGGTCAGCATGTTGTCCCTGAGCCACAGCGAATATCAGGCGATTCGCGAGTTCGGTCTCTTCTGCGCGATCGGCGTCGTGAATTCGGTCTTCTGGCAGTTGGCGTTCGCACCCTGGGCGCTTCAGCTGATTGCGAGGACGATTTCGATCGCTCGAGCGGGAACGTCCCTGGTCCATATGCACGACTGGACGGCGACGCATCCGGTCTTCGTATTCGGCGTTTTCATGGCGACGTTGGTGGTGACCGCCAGTGGGTTGCCTAAGTTGGAGAGCGGGCTTGAGGTCGAAGAGATGTTCGGCACGCATACGTTGGCGATTCAGGACGTCATGAAGTTTGAGCGGAAGATTGGGCCCATCGATCAGACCGAATTGCTCGTCGAGTTTGCGAAGCCTGACCCTGCTCAATTCGCCGATCGAGCGGCCGCGATTCGCGAGTTGCAGAGGGGGCTGGAAGGGTCCCCCGAGGTCGACGCGACGATGTCGGCCGCCGCCTGGTTACCGCCGGAGCCGGAAACGCGGGGCATCGCCGGCGTGAGCGCTCGCGTGGTCTATCGGCGGAAATTGGCCAGCCTGCGCGACGAATTAGCCGATACGTCCTACTTGTCGCTACAGAAGAATGAGGAGGGGGAAGAGGCCGAAACGTGGCGCATCAGTCTTCGCTTTCCCTTCGCCAGAAACGTCGACTTCGCCGAGCTGCGCGACGCTGTGGCTATCGCCACGGAAGCGGAGTTGGCCAAACATTATTCGCCAAGTGAGTTTGGAGTCGAGCAGACCGGCGTCGGGCTGTTGTACCACGTCGCCCAAAGCAAATTGATGGCCGACCTTTTTTACAACTACTTGCTCGCGTTCGCTGTGATCTGTCCCTTGATGATCTTGGTGTTGCGATCATTGACGCTCGGCGTGTTGTCGATGATTCCGAACTGCTTCCCGGCAATCTGCTTGTACGGCGCGATTGGGCTGTACGGACAAGCGATTGATATCGGCATCGCGATCGCCGGCTGCATTGCGCTCGGAATCGCAGTCGACGACACCACGCACTTCATGCTGCGAGCGGAAGAGATTTCGTCGCGCGACGGGAAGCAGGGGAGGATCAAGTATAGTGCGATCCGGACAGCCTATTCGCAATGTTCCCGAGCGATGTTGGCGACCACGTCAATCGCCGCCATCGGCCTTGCCGCGTTTCTGAATCAAACGCTGCTGGTGATGGCCCGGTTCTCGCTGGTCTTGATCCTGTCGCTCTTGATCGCCCTCATCTGCGATCTGCTGTTGTTGCCGGCGCTGCTTTACACGTTTCCCGTCACCGAACGAGACGAGCCGGAAGACGTGAGCTAAGCCAGTAACGTCCGACGCGAATTAACGCGTCGGACGGATCGGCACTTCCGGAGTTAACGGAGGATCGCAGAACTCCGGCTGCGGGACCACGTCGGTCTCATCCTTCGTCGTTACTTTTTTTTCACCGCTTTGCCCACGTGCGATCGCCAGCGCCTGAAAGACGCTGAGGGCGGCGTCGACGTCATCTTCGGTGAGCGACGCCGTTACCGTCGCGCGAATTCGCGGTTTGTCCATCGGGACGGCCGGGTAGAAGACCGGAACGACGAACAGGCCGTTGTCGCGGCAGTACCCGGTCGCTTCCAGCGTCTCTTGTTCCGTCGGGAAAATGATCGGAACGACCGCCGATTCGGTCGGCGGCACTTCATAGCCCAGCTGACGAAGGCCATTCACAAACTGGTCGCGCAGTTTTCGTAAGTGACCAGCGAGGTGCTTTTCGCGGCGGATGATCTCAAAGCACTTCCGTGCGGCGCCAACTTGGGCGGCGGGCAACGAGGCCGAGAAGATAAAGCCGCGAGCATTGCACTTCAGGTAGTCGATGATCTCCTGTCGTGCGGCGATGAAACCGCCGCAGCTGGCGATTGACTTCGAGAGGGTTCCCATCTTGATGTCGATCGCGTCGTCCGGCAGGTTGAAGTACTCCTGGATGCCGCGACCATATTCGCCGATCACGCCCAGGCTGTGGGCTTCGTCGACCATCAACATCGCGCCGTATTGGCGGCAGAGCTGGACGATCTCGGGAAGAGGAGCGACGTCCCCTTCCATCGAGTAGACTGCGTCGACAATCACGAGGATTCGTTTACCCGAATGTTCCTTCAGCTGCGCTTCGAGCGCCTGCAGATTGTTGTGCGGGAACATCAGGAAGGTAGCCGCCGAAAACTGGCAACCGTCGACGATGCTGGCGTGGTTCAGCTCGTCGCCGATCACCACGTCTCCCTTGCCGACCAACGCGGCGACCGTCGCCATGTTGGTCATGAACCCGCTGCTGTAGACGATCGCGTCATCGGCATGGAAGAAATCGGCGATTTCCTTTTCCAGCTCGCGGTGAGCGTCGAACGTACCGGCCAGCAAGCGAACGCCGTGGGCGCCGGTGCCGTACGATTGAATCGCTTCTTCCGCCGCCTGGTTCACTTCGGGGCGATTGATCAAGCCGAGGTAGCTATAGGACGCCATCATCAGCATCTTGCGATCGCCGACCTGGACGTAGCTCCCTTGTTGATGACCGATTGGCGTGCCGAAATAGTCGTGGCCAGCTTCGCGGAAGTGATGGAATCGCTTCAGCTTGTCTTTGTAGAAGCCGAGATAGTCCTCTTGCGACAGCGGCCCGCGATTGGCGCCGGCGTCCGCAGCTGAGCCCGGAGCGCAGCGACTGAGGAACTGGCTAAGCTCGGCGATCGTATGGTGATCGTACAGCGTATCAGCTTCGATAACGCAGCCCAGCTTCTTCTCGAGTCGAGCGCCGATGTCGGCGGCGGCCAGCGAGTCGATGCCGAGCGAAGTGAAGGTGGTGTGCCCGTCGAGCGGAGGGAGGCGTTGCTCTTCGTCGCGCGACCATTCCTGCAGCGTTTCGCAAATCAGGGCGGTCAGTTCGGCGGCGCCGGAGGGAGACGTTTCGACCGTTTCCGGCGTACGCACTTCCGACTCGAAGAGAACTTCAAACTCGCCGCTTTCAAACTTCCGCTTCGTAAGTTGTCGCTGAACTTTGCCGCTGGAGGTGGTCGGGAAAGTGGTCGGACGGACGAAGACGAGATCGGTTAGCGCGACTTCAAACTCGTTCAGGATGTCGCTGCGGAGCGCGTCGATCTTGTGGTTCAGCTTGACCAGTTCGCCGTTCGGACCGTGGGGCGAGTTCGACCAGCGAACCATTTCGCGCGAACCGGCCGCGACGACCAGCAGTTTTTCTTCGCCGCCGGATTCGATCGAAAACGCGGCGCAGCAGTTCGGCAGGATCGCGTCAAAGTGCTGTTCCACCAGCTCTTCGATGTCTTGCGGATAGATGTTGCGACCCCGAATGATGATCAAGTCTTTCAGGCGGCCGGTTACATAGAGCGTGCCGTCGCGGAGAAAGCCGTAGTCGCCGGTTCGCAGCCAATTGCGCTCGTCGCCGGGCAGCTTCGCTTGGAACGAGCTGAGGGACGCTTCCTCACGCTGCCAATAGCCTTTAGCGACGCTGTCGCCGTGGGCCCAGATTTCGCCGACTTCGTTGTCGCTGCACTCGGCGAGAGTTTCGGGATTGACGATGCGGACTTCCAGATCGGCGCCGATCTGGCCGCAGCTAACCAGCGGGCGACCTTCTTCGGTTTCGACGATGCGATGTTGTTCCAGCTGCGAGAGATCGACCGTAATGACCTTCGTCTCGGCGAGCGGCGGACCGCCCGAAACGAGCAGCGTCGTTTCGGCCATCCCGTAACAGGGGAAGAAGGCGTTCGGGCGGAAGCCGCACTCGGCGAATTCCTGGCTGAACCGCTCGAGCGTTTCGGCGCGCACCGGTTCGGAACCGTTAAACGCGACATGCAGCGTCGAGAGGTCGAGTTTGCTCTTCTGCTCCGGCGTGATCCGTTTGGCGCACAACTCGTAGGCAAAGTTGGGAGCGCCGGTCACCGTCGCTTTGTAATCCGAGACCGTTTGCAGCCATTTGATCGGGTCGCGCAGGAACGTGTTGGGCGCCATCAAGATCGACGGGGCGCCGACGAACAGCGGTCCTAAGATCCCGCCGATCAGTCCCATGTCGTGGAACATCGGCAGCCACGAAACCATCACCGAATGGGCGGCGAACTGGAAGTACTTTTGAATCAGCAGTTCGTTGGCGACGATGTTGCCATGCGTCACCATCACTCCTTTGGGGACCGCCGTCGAACCTGAAGTGTATTGCAAGAACGCCAGCTGATCGGCTTGCAGCTCAGGGAGCGAACCGCCGCTGACGCTTTCCAGTTGGTCGGTCACGATCACCGGCGCGTTGGCGACCGAACCGGCGATTTCCGCTTCGACGTTGCGACGGGTCTCGGCCGAGCAGAGGAGCAATCGCGGCGTGCAATCCTGGGCGATCGTCAGGATCCGCTCGGCGTTACGGTTCTTCTTGGGGGGATAGGCGGGAACAGCGACGATCCCGGCGTACAGGCAGCCCAGAAAGGCCTCGATAAAGTCGATGCCGGCCTGGTACATCATCAACGCCCGATCGCCAGGCTTGGCGACCGTCAGCAGGTGATGCGCAATCTGTTGAGCTCGAGCGTCGAGATCTCGGTAGCTGACCGAAATGCTTTCTTCATCCGATTTCAGAAAGGTGAAAGCGGATTTGTCACCCTGCGTATCGACGTGGTTGCGAAGCGCATCGAGGAGGGTTTCAGGTTTCTTCATCGGGTACCTTCAATGGTAGCGGCGCGAAGAGGCGGGAAATCAATTGAACGGATGCCGATATACCTACGAAGTCAATTTGCCCAATATATCTACAGTCCCCATTACAACCACAATACCCAATTCGGCCTCATAAGCAATCCTCTCCCTACCTGAAATTGGTGGGGGATCGCCTTGGAGGAAGTCGATTGATTGACCGCACGGATCGGAATTCATCGGTGCAAAACAGGGGAGCGAAGAAGGGAATTTGTCTGCGATTTTGAGGGTTAATTTTCTAATCGTTCGCTGATTTCCCGCGGTCGTCCGAGAAAATGCGGGAGAGAAGGAGACGTCTCCTTCCGAGATACACCCTATTCACAACAAGAGGGATCCGAGAGACCAATTCGGCTGCCGCCGATCAATCGCTCGCACTTTGATTCTTCCCGTGCTGGTGATGCCGATTTTACCGCCCTAAATTTTACAGCCAATAGCTGGTAAGGGGGGATTCGAAAAGGTCATAAGCGGAGTCCGCCTTTCGCGATAAGGCGCAGATCTTGTCATCTCCGCGCAAATTGCCATCGATAAGCCACATCCGTTCCGTTCGTAGGCTAATTTTTGATTGCGGGTCCAGTATTGGTAGGCATGTCGGACCGGCGTCGCATGCCGCACCATCAAGAATCGCCAACGAGAGTGTTTCGACCAATGAAGCAGGCAAAACGAACCATCGTGCATGTCGACGATTCCAAAGTGATCTTGGAAATGGTTCACGATCTTCTCACCGAGATCGGATTTGACGCCTGCTCGGTAGACGACCCCTGCCGCGTTCCGGAAGCGCTCGAAGCGACCGGCAGCCGGATCCTGATCTCCGACATCGAAATGCCGCAGATGAACGGACTCGACCTGCTGAAGCGGACCAAAGGGGAAGACGGCGGCATCAGCGTGATCATGTTGACCGGCGCCGTCGGCCCGAGCGCCGTCCTGCAATCGATGCGGTGGGGCGCCGAGGCTTGCCACTTCAAACCGCTCAACAACACCTCGCGACTCATCGAGTCGATCCAAGCGGCCTACGCCAAACAAAACGGCTGGTGGACGTCGCTGAACGAGTCGCACAAGCCGACGCGGTTGGTTTAGAGGCGAGGGTAGGGGGACGCGGCTAGGTTCTCACGCACTCCCAAGGCGGATGTGCGTTCGTTTCACGAGGATAAATGACGATCGACGCTTCCAGATCGCCGTTAGCGATATTCCAGAGTTTCAGCGTGCCGTCGTTTCCGCCGCTCGCCAGGACGTTGTCGTCGGGCGAAACGGCAAGCGTTGTGACGGCGGATTGGTGACCCAGGAAATACCGTTTGAGAATGCCGCTTGAAACGTCGAACAGTTCAATCGATCGATCGTAAGCCGTCGATCGGGCGACGCATTTACCGTCGTGGGTAAAAGCAAAGCAAGTTGGCCAATCGCGCGTCGCCGTGAATTTTCGAATCAAAGTCGAAGTTTCGGTTGCGATCAGCGACATTCCATAGCCTTCGTTGCCTACCAGCAGCGTCTGGTCGAAAGGAGCGTAAGCGATTCTGGCAATGCCGACGTTTGGTTGATTCCAGGTTTCGCGAACGTCGATCGCGGCGGCAATGTCGGCCGTAAAGACCAGGGTTCCGTACGATATCGCGAGCCGGTCGCGTGTAGGCGACGCCGCAGAGGACTTGATACGGAAAATGTCCGGCAAGGTTTGCGCAGCGATTTCCTCACCATCGCTTAGCCGGCTGACGACAACTTTGCCCGGTTTGCCGTGGTCGTTTCGGTTTGTCGGTTCATCGTCATAGCCAACGCTCACAAATCGTTGGCCGTCCGCAGAGATCATGCCTCCCAGGAGGCGACCTTTGTGTGGGCGAAACTCAACCCGCGGCCGCATGGAAGCGATCCCGCACACACGAACGTGTCCGTTAACGTCGGCGACGACAAGCGTCTCGTCGTCATCAGAGAATTCGAGATGAGCGATCGGCGATGAGTGCTGACGATCTAGTCCGATCACGGCCGGTTTATCGGAATTGCATAGCAGCAACGTGCCGTCCGCTGATCCGGCGGCAACCAGCGGTTTTGATTTCGCGAACGCAACCGCTGTAATTGGCACAGGAGGTTCGCCAATTCGCAGAATCTCCTCTCCCGTCTCGACGTTCCAGAGAAAGATGGTCTGGAGATCCCCGGTCCCGGCAAGGGTTTTGCCGTCTGGAGAGAACGCCGTCGTCCGCAGCCATTTTTGGTCGGGAGACGGAATGAACTGGATCGTCTGACCGCTATCGAGTTCCAGGATGGTTACTCCTCCGAGCGAAAACCCGTAGGAAGGTGGACCGTTGAAGCCGGCGTCTCGGCGGATCGCCGCCAGTTTTCCGTCTGGCGAGAAGGCGATTCGCTGATTTTTCATTCCGCCGTCTGAGGAATTGTGGGGACGAAACCCCGGAAGCGTTTTGCGCCAGAACTCGCTGAAGTAAGCCCCATCCTCGTCGGGAGCAATATGCTCGGGCCGATCAGGCGGCACGACCAGGCGAAACCCGTCGTCATGTTCGTGAGCGCCCGCGAACAAATGCGGATCGGTGGCGAGATAGAGCGGGCTCGCGCTAGCGGCGTCAAAAACCATCACGCCATTACTGTCGACGCACGCAACAAGCTTGCCGTCGTCGGAGTAGATGACGTTTCGCAGGGCCGCCTTTTCAATTCCGTCGTAATGTGCGGTAAGTTCGCCGCTGGCAAGATCGTAAATCGAGAGGTTGCTCCAAGAGACGACCGCCAGGCTCTGTCCGTTGGGTGCGAACGCGACTCCGGACCCTTGACCTTGGATCGATCGAATGAGCTCGCCCGACGCCGCATCGAAGAGACGCACTTCTTCCGTTGGCGCTTCGTCGTCCTCCAAACGCGCGTCGAAATACGATGGGTCGCGATTGGCGAAATAGGCCTGGTAGCTCGCAAGCTCACTTTCGTTCCGGGGGAAGTCAGGCGGCCAACAAGCGACTGCCACGATTGATCCGTCAGGCGACCAGGCGACGGAGGTGACCTGGATTCCTCCCCAGAACAGCGTTCTCAACAGTGCGCCGCTATGCGCGTCCCAAAGTTTGGCGGTTCCATCCCAACTGCCGGAAAGAATTCGCCGACCATCGGGAGAGAAAACAAGAGAGTCGAC is part of the Blastopirellula sediminis genome and harbors:
- a CDS encoding WD40 repeat domain-containing protein, which translates into the protein MSFLHSGVGHQSVVDSLVFSPDGRRILSGSWDGTAKLWDAHSGALLRTLFWGGIQVTSVAWSPDGSIVAVACWPPDFPRNESELASYQAYFANRDPSYFDARLEDDEAPTEEVRLFDAASGELIRSIQGQGSGVAFAPNGQSLAVVSWSNLSIYDLASGELTAHYDGIEKAALRNVIYSDDGKLVACVDSNGVMVFDAASASPLYLATDPHLFAGAHEHDDGFRLVVPPDRPEHIAPDEDGAYFSEFWRKTLPGFRPHNSSDGGMKNQRIAFSPDGKLAAIRRDAGFNGPPSYGFSLGGVTILELDSGQTIQFIPSPDQKWLRTTAFSPDGKTLAGTGDLQTIFLWNVETGEEILRIGEPPVPITAVAFAKSKPLVAAGSADGTLLLCNSDKPAVIGLDRQHSSPIAHLEFSDDDETLVVADVNGHVRVCGIASMRPRVEFRPHKGRLLGGMISADGQRFVSVGYDDEPTNRNDHGKPGKVVVSRLSDGEEIAAQTLPDIFRIKSSAASPTRDRLAISYGTLVFTADIAAAIDVRETWNQPNVGIARIAYAPFDQTLLVGNEGYGMSLIATETSTLIRKFTATRDWPTCFAFTHDGKCVARSTAYDRSIELFDVSSGILKRYFLGHQSAVTTLAVSPDDNVLASGGNDGTLKLWNIANGDLEASIVIYPRETNAHPPWECVRT
- a CDS encoding efflux RND transporter permease subunit, whose amino-acid sequence is MRTSVIVVLVLTQFLIGAAICILGIVNIDTNIEDVMQWLPDHSRERTLYEGLVAQFGVDDFLVASWDGCTTDDPRLKQVEERLIEEDADGLIAKTTSGADLIENGSEYESADAIRNRFRGIFFGDDDQTCIAIILTKAGMTNRLKAVEYVDRVVRAGVGPDQSGVLIVGYPAISAEGDRLIRQNLTNALLPCCLLSTIAAWFFLRDLRLVLAVFITSGIAAGTSIAFVTLSGHKWGGLTSAIPALTFILTVSGTLHLVNYARGADHDQIAQTALRLGWKPCLFSAITTAVSMLSLSHSEYQAIREFGLFCAIGVVNSVFWQLAFAPWALQLIARTISIARAGTSLVHMHDWTATHPVFVFGVFMATLVVTASGLPKLESGLEVEEMFGTHTLAIQDVMKFERKIGPIDQTELLVEFAKPDPAQFADRAAAIRELQRGLEGSPEVDATMSAAAWLPPEPETRGIAGVSARVVYRRKLASLRDELADTSYLSLQKNEEGEEAETWRISLRFPFARNVDFAELRDAVAIATEAELAKHYSPSEFGVEQTGVGLLYHVAQSKLMADLFYNYLLAFAVICPLMILVLRSLTLGVLSMIPNCFPAICLYGAIGLYGQAIDIGIAIAGCIALGIAVDDTTHFMLRAEEISSRDGKQGRIKYSAIRTAYSQCSRAMLATTSIAAIGLAAFLNQTLLVMARFSLVLILSLLIALICDLLLLPALLYTFPVTERDEPEDVS
- a CDS encoding response regulator; the protein is MKQAKRTIVHVDDSKVILEMVHDLLTEIGFDACSVDDPCRVPEALEATGSRILISDIEMPQMNGLDLLKRTKGEDGGISVIMLTGAVGPSAVLQSMRWGAEACHFKPLNNTSRLIESIQAAYAKQNGWWTSLNESHKPTRLV
- a CDS encoding aminotransferase class I/II-fold pyridoxal phosphate-dependent enzyme, whose product is MKKPETLLDALRNHVDTQGDKSAFTFLKSDEESISVSYRDLDARAQQIAHHLLTVAKPGDRALMMYQAGIDFIEAFLGCLYAGIVAVPAYPPKKNRNAERILTIAQDCTPRLLLCSAETRRNVEAEIAGSVANAPVIVTDQLESVSGGSLPELQADQLAFLQYTSGSTAVPKGVMVTHGNIVANELLIQKYFQFAAHSVMVSWLPMFHDMGLIGGILGPLFVGAPSILMAPNTFLRDPIKWLQTVSDYKATVTGAPNFAYELCAKRITPEQKSKLDLSTLHVAFNGSEPVRAETLERFSQEFAECGFRPNAFFPCYGMAETTLLVSGGPPLAETKVITVDLSQLEQHRIVETEEGRPLVSCGQIGADLEVRIVNPETLAECSDNEVGEIWAHGDSVAKGYWQREEASLSSFQAKLPGDERNWLRTGDYGFLRDGTLYVTGRLKDLIIIRGRNIYPQDIEELVEQHFDAILPNCCAAFSIESGGEEKLLVVAAGSREMVRWSNSPHGPNGELVKLNHKIDALRSDILNEFEVALTDLVFVRPTTFPTTSSGKVQRQLTKRKFESGEFEVLFESEVRTPETVETSPSGAAELTALICETLQEWSRDEEQRLPPLDGHTTFTSLGIDSLAAADIGARLEKKLGCVIEADTLYDHHTIAELSQFLSRCAPGSAADAGANRGPLSQEDYLGFYKDKLKRFHHFREAGHDYFGTPIGHQQGSYVQVGDRKMLMMASYSYLGLINRPEVNQAAEEAIQSYGTGAHGVRLLAGTFDAHRELEKEIADFFHADDAIVYSSGFMTNMATVAALVGKGDVVIGDELNHASIVDGCQFSAATFLMFPHNNLQALEAQLKEHSGKRILVIVDAVYSMEGDVAPLPEIVQLCRQYGAMLMVDEAHSLGVIGEYGRGIQEYFNLPDDAIDIKMGTLSKSIASCGGFIAARQEIIDYLKCNARGFIFSASLPAAQVGAARKCFEIIRREKHLAGHLRKLRDQFVNGLRQLGYEVPPTESAVVPIIFPTEQETLEATGYCRDNGLFVVPVFYPAVPMDKPRIRATVTASLTEDDVDAALSVFQALAIARGQSGEKKVTTKDETDVVPQPEFCDPPLTPEVPIRPTR